In Deinococcus puniceus, one genomic interval encodes:
- a CDS encoding YjgN family protein, with protein sequence MSDPTFSSPAPERQTDAPAVNLSKPGRDSLAPDLPTAPTPPPTISTYPVGFTGTSGEFFRLWIVNTALTIVTLGLYLPWARVRTRQYFYGHTWVDGQNFEYTANPLALLRSYLIVSAFFGAYTLATNLQFQGWEWVVGIIGVGFVALYPWLVMKSMRFLAASTAHRGLNFRFHGKAGGAYLAYGVANIAAGLSSGLALPWAWYMQRRYQVEHAAFGRARATFRGDVGNFYVIGLTALGLVIGAVVVLAVPLIAGFALLSSNNPFSDSTDVGFLGAFAGIAVLYLAFLAAYSLSWQYIRGATLKLVLNSLELGGVVRTRATFSPWMLAWIGLSNAAVQVLTLGLATPWAAVRRSRYVLGGIEVLAIASLDDFAADATPGENALGEAATELLDINLGF encoded by the coding sequence ATGTCTGACCCCACCTTTTCTTCCCCTGCGCCGGAGCGTCAGACCGATGCGCCCGCTGTGAACCTGAGCAAGCCGGGGCGAGATTCACTGGCCCCTGACCTTCCAACCGCGCCCACTCCTCCCCCCACCATCAGCACCTATCCTGTCGGTTTTACTGGAACGTCAGGCGAATTTTTCCGGCTGTGGATCGTCAATACGGCACTGACCATCGTGACGCTGGGGTTGTATTTGCCGTGGGCCAGAGTCAGAACCCGGCAGTATTTTTACGGGCATACGTGGGTAGACGGCCAGAACTTCGAATACACCGCCAACCCGCTGGCCCTGCTGCGCAGCTACCTGATCGTCTCGGCGTTTTTCGGTGCGTACACGCTGGCCACCAATCTCCAGTTTCAGGGCTGGGAATGGGTGGTGGGCATCATCGGCGTTGGTTTCGTAGCGCTGTATCCGTGGTTGGTCATGAAATCCATGCGCTTTCTGGCGGCCAGCACAGCGCACCGGGGACTGAATTTCCGCTTTCATGGCAAGGCAGGCGGGGCGTATCTGGCCTACGGGGTCGCCAATATCGCGGCGGGCTTGTCCAGCGGCTTGGCCCTGCCTTGGGCGTGGTACATGCAGCGGCGCTATCAGGTCGAACACGCCGCGTTTGGCCGCGCCCGCGCCACCTTCCGGGGCGATGTGGGCAACTTTTATGTGATCGGCCTGACGGCGCTGGGACTGGTCATCGGGGCGGTGGTGGTGCTGGCTGTGCCCCTGATCGCGGGGTTCGCCCTGCTCTCGTCCAACAATCCTTTTTCGGACAGTACCGACGTTGGATTTTTGGGGGCTTTTGCCGGAATAGCCGTGCTGTATCTGGCTTTTCTGGCGGCCTACTCCTTGTCGTGGCAGTACATCCGGGGCGCGACGCTGAAGCTGGTGCTGAACAGCCTCGAACTGGGCGGCGTGGTGCGAACCCGCGCAACATTCAGCCCGTGGATGCTGGCGTGGATCGGCCTCAGCAACGCCGCCGTGCAGGTGCTGACGCTGGGGTTGGCCACGCCTTGGGCCGCCGTGCGCCGCTCCCGCTACGTGCTGGGCGGGATAGAGGTTCTGGCCATTGCCAGCCTCGACGACTTCGCCGCCGATGCGACGCCGGGCGAGAATGCGTTGGGCGAGGCCGCCACCGAACTTCTCGACATCAATCTGGGGTTCTGA
- a CDS encoding M48 family metallopeptidase yields MTGNGADHAPERVQIEGIYFDGRSSRDRAARLTVQGDQVTLQADSDGIAGGTEARWPLTQVTIEPPLPGVRRVLKFPDRTRFETADDTAIRAIEQRTRRNRMLGAVRTLEGSWGLALGALAVMAAFVWGFITFGLPAIARTAAAATPPNVLATFDRETVELLDQPPYLGPSKLSAARQAELQRGFRQVVGWAGGAYPYRLLLRDGQPKTEGEDSFGGFPLGANAFALPGGTVVMTDQLVALARSDRELMGVLAHESGHVTSRHGLAGVYQALGLTLLTTVVTGDLISAGTFAAAVPAALLQRGYSRAAETQADEVAGAFMLEKYGTTKPLRDILARLEADDAEADENSVKEGNSLENLLQSHPGTANRIEHLRELEQAAK; encoded by the coding sequence ATGACGGGCAACGGAGCCGACCATGCACCTGAGCGCGTGCAGATAGAGGGCATTTATTTTGATGGCCGCAGCAGCCGTGACCGCGCCGCCCGGCTGACCGTTCAGGGCGATCAGGTGACGCTGCAGGCCGACAGTGACGGCATTGCTGGCGGCACAGAAGCCCGCTGGCCGTTGACACAGGTGACCATAGAGCCGCCGCTGCCGGGCGTGCGCCGGGTGCTGAAATTTCCAGACCGAACCCGCTTTGAAACGGCAGACGACACGGCGATTCGGGCCATAGAGCAGCGCACCCGCCGCAACCGGATGCTGGGCGCCGTGCGGACACTGGAGGGCAGTTGGGGGCTGGCGCTGGGCGCTCTGGCGGTCATGGCGGCGTTCGTGTGGGGTTTTATTACCTTTGGCCTGCCCGCCATAGCCCGCACCGCTGCGGCAGCCACGCCCCCCAACGTGCTGGCCACCTTTGACCGGGAAACGGTGGAATTGCTGGATCAGCCGCCGTATCTGGGGCCGTCCAAACTGAGTGCGGCGCGGCAGGCCGAGTTGCAGCGCGGGTTCCGGCAGGTGGTGGGTTGGGCGGGCGGCGCGTACCCGTACCGCCTGCTGCTGCGCGACGGCCAGCCGAAAACCGAGGGAGAGGACAGCTTCGGCGGCTTTCCGCTGGGGGCCAATGCGTTCGCGCTGCCGGGCGGCACAGTCGTCATGACCGATCAGTTGGTGGCGCTGGCCCGCAGTGACCGCGAGCTGATGGGCGTGCTGGCGCACGAATCCGGCCACGTGACCAGCAGGCACGGGCTGGCGGGGGTGTATCAGGCGCTGGGGCTGACGCTGCTGACCACGGTGGTCACGGGCGATCTGATCAGTGCCGGAACCTTCGCCGCCGCCGTACCCGCCGCCCTGCTGCAACGCGGCTACTCGCGGGCTGCCGAAACGCAGGCCGACGAGGTGGCCGGAGCCTTTATGCTGGAAAAGTACGGCACCACCAAGCCCCTGCGCGACATCTTGGCCCGCCTAGAAGCCGACGACGCCGAGGCCGATGAAAACAGCGTCAAGGAGGGGAATTCCTTGGAAAACCTATTGCAGAGTCATCCCGGCACAGCAAACCGCATCGAGCATCTGCGGGAGCTGGAGCAAGCGGCGAAGTAG
- a CDS encoding WD40 repeat domain-containing protein: MNRCSSLLALSLALAFPSALAGSLTVTQSYALNNGVAQDAAWFRDGKRVAIAVENTVVIADPAGKALSTLRGPTEPVTRLSVSPDGTLVAGRSDGVLYVWRVAGGAIVRRWPPVGDTKSFPVVRGAFRADNSLLLLQDDQDAPLLVLNPATGATTQLAEYGPEDLITSADGKTALVVDYGKAFITDTATFKKKGPSATYTKIGNAALSPDGTVGAISGDSGKVQILSASAPARTLTTSLKVPGIAFLNSANLLLMEGGSLEQLAVATGNKVGSVLKSPLEEDRLIVSASGVAIGLSSNFPPSVLAVTQPAGSKILGFPASKVQSVGLTGTQPTALQYNAGTVLGSAAANNRPLETGDAAVPILASAAGVTLALIDAEDGYEVGLMQGSKLVSGPALTDFEDDLQLFQISSDGKFLLTHDGYTLAVTDLARNTTSVHSAEDLDFGDDLFDLVAVSADGKEIALVTYDGYALRVNAQTDEITTEAQLPEGAEANLLDLAPDGTIALGLRRDDEAEVWLFKKNATTPFKQLKFSGWVDDLRFSPSGKELALNVSGAYSGIIVLDPSSGTELARSVPLSLYDGGLTWNAGGTQLLVGRGVNGKVASVTLLNFKR; this comes from the coding sequence ATGAATCGTTGTTCTTCGTTGCTGGCCTTGTCGCTGGCTCTGGCGTTTCCATCTGCGTTGGCGGGAAGCCTGACGGTCACGCAGTCCTACGCCCTCAATAACGGGGTGGCCCAAGACGCCGCGTGGTTCCGGGACGGCAAGCGGGTCGCCATTGCCGTAGAAAATACGGTGGTGATCGCTGACCCGGCAGGCAAGGCTCTGTCTACCCTGCGCGGCCCCACCGAACCCGTGACCCGCCTGAGCGTCAGCCCAGACGGCACGCTGGTGGCCGGACGTTCCGACGGTGTGCTGTACGTGTGGCGCGTGGCGGGCGGGGCAATAGTGCGGCGCTGGCCGCCTGTGGGCGACACCAAATCTTTTCCGGTGGTGCGCGGCGCGTTCCGGGCCGACAATTCCTTGTTGCTGTTGCAAGACGATCAGGACGCGCCCTTGCTGGTGCTGAATCCGGCAACCGGGGCCACCACCCAACTGGCCGAATACGGCCCCGAAGACCTGATCACCTCTGCCGACGGCAAAACGGCGCTGGTCGTGGATTACGGTAAGGCCTTCATCACCGACACCGCCACCTTCAAAAAGAAAGGCCCCAGCGCCACCTACACCAAAATCGGCAACGCGGCCCTCAGTCCGGACGGCACGGTGGGGGCCATTTCGGGCGACAGCGGCAAGGTGCAGATTCTGAGTGCCTCTGCCCCCGCCCGTACCCTTACCACCAGCCTGAAGGTGCCCGGAATCGCCTTCCTGAACAGTGCCAACCTGCTGCTGATGGAAGGCGGCAGTCTGGAGCAACTGGCCGTCGCCACGGGCAACAAGGTGGGCAGCGTGCTGAAGTCTCCGCTGGAAGAAGACCGCCTGATCGTGTCGGCAAGCGGCGTCGCCATCGGGCTGTCCAGCAATTTTCCGCCCAGTGTGTTGGCGGTCACGCAGCCTGCCGGAAGTAAGATCCTCGGCTTCCCGGCCAGCAAAGTGCAGAGCGTCGGATTGACCGGAACGCAGCCCACCGCGCTGCAATACAACGCGGGCACGGTGCTGGGCAGCGCCGCCGCCAACAACCGCCCGCTGGAAACGGGTGACGCCGCCGTGCCGATCTTGGCTTCGGCGGCGGGCGTGACGCTGGCCCTGATCGATGCCGAAGACGGCTACGAGGTCGGGCTGATGCAGGGGAGCAAGCTGGTGTCCGGCCCAGCCCTCACCGACTTCGAAGACGATCTTCAACTCTTTCAGATCAGCTCTGACGGCAAGTTTTTGCTGACCCACGACGGCTACACGCTGGCCGTCACCGATCTGGCCCGCAACACCACCTCTGTTCATAGCGCCGAAGACCTCGATTTTGGAGATGACCTGTTCGATCTGGTGGCGGTCAGCGCAGACGGCAAGGAAATCGCCCTCGTGACCTACGACGGCTACGCCCTGCGCGTCAATGCCCAGACCGACGAGATCACCACCGAGGCCCAGTTGCCCGAAGGAGCCGAGGCGAACCTCCTTGACCTCGCCCCAGACGGCACGATTGCCCTCGGCCTGCGCCGCGACGATGAGGCCGAGGTCTGGCTGTTCAAGAAGAACGCCACCACGCCGTTCAAGCAGCTCAAGTTTTCGGGCTGGGTGGATGACCTGCGCTTCAGTCCCAGCGGCAAGGAACTGGCCCTGAATGTCAGCGGCGCTTACTCCGGCATCATCGTTCTAGACCCCAGCAGTGGCACGGAACTGGCCCGCAGCGTGCCTCTGTCTTTGTACGACGGCGGCCTGACGTGGAATGCAGGCGGCACTCAATTGCTGGTGGGGCGCGGCGTCAACGGCAAAGTCGCCAGCGTGACCTTGCTGAATTTCAAACGCTGA